A part of Hippopotamus amphibius kiboko isolate mHipAmp2 chromosome 16, mHipAmp2.hap2, whole genome shotgun sequence genomic DNA contains:
- the LOC130838152 gene encoding vomeronasal type-1 receptor 4-like — translation MASSDWTMDMIFLTQTVVGILGNFSLLCHHIILPFTGYRLRSTDLILKHLIVANFLTLLGKGVPQTMAAFGLKHFPSDSGCKLLFFLHRVGRGVSIGSICLLSVFQVMTISPRNSRWTELKVKAPKCIVPSIFLCWMLHMMVNTIFPMDISGKWSNKNITNRKDFGYCSSVRHDKTRDALYAALLLFPDVVCLELMLWASGSMVSILYRHKQWVQHIRRTRASSSISPESRAAKTILLLSAGAAAPGIPQGTAPRWRSRKTVSSPLLDTPKSRPYTEQILMKKTGSYQKRSSTTKEMQKHPQRDSWQVWLLAPPASHVSPAITIIPRN, via the exons ATGGCCAGCAGTGATTGGACAATGGACATGATCTTCTTAACACAGACTGTGGTTGGAATCCTGGGGAATTTCTCACTTCTTTGCCATCATATCATCCTTCCCTTCACTGGCTACAGGTTAAGGTCCACAGATTTGATTCTTAAGCACCTGATTGTAGCCAACTTCTTGACCCTCCTCGGTAAAGGGGTCCCCCAGACAATGGCAGCATTTGGGTTGAAACATTTCCCCAGTGATTCTGGATGcaaacttcttttctttcttcacagaGTGGGCAGGGGAGTGTCCATTGGTAGCATCTGCCTCTTGAGTGTCTTTCAGGTGATGACGATCAGTCCCAGGAACTCCAGGTGGACAGAGCTGAAAGTAAAAGCTCCCAAGTGCATTGTTCCCTCTATTTTTCTGTGTTGGATGCTGCATATGATGGTAAATACCATTTTTCCTATGGATATTTCTGGCAAATGGAGCAACAAAAACATCACAAACAGAAAAGATTTTGGATACTGTTCTTCTGTTCGTCATGACAAAACCAGAGATGCATTGTATGCAGCACTGCTATTGTTCCCTGATGTTGTCTGTTTGGAGCTCATGCTCTGGGCCAGTGGCTCCATGGTTTCCATCCTGTACAGGCATAAGCAGTGGGTCCAACACATTCGTAGGACCAGAGCCTCCTCCAGCATCTCTCCTGAGTCCAGAGCTGCCAAAACCATCCTTCTCCTG TCAGCTGGGGCTGCTGCACCAGGAATACCACAGGGGACTGCTccaagatggaggagtaggaaaACCGTGAGCTCTCCTCTTCTGGACACCCCAAAATCACGACCATACACAGAGCAGATATTAATGAAGAAGACCGGAagctaccagaaaagatcttctacaactaaagaaatGCAGAAGCATCCTCAGCGAGACAG CTGGCAGGTGTGGCTACTGGCACCACCTGCCTCTCATGTGTCTCCAGCCATCACGATCATCCCCAGGAACTAG
- the LOC130838437 gene encoding cofilin-2-like, whose translation MASGVTANDEVIKVFNDMKVRKSSTQEEIKKRKKAVLFCLSDDKRQIIVEEAKQILVGDIGDTVEDPYTSFVKLLPLNDCRYALYDATYETKESKKEDLVFIFWAPESAPLKSKMIYASSKDAIKKKFTGIKHEWQVNGLDDIKDRSTLGEKLGGNIVVSLEGKPL comes from the coding sequence ATGGCTTCTGGAGTTACAGCGAATGATGAAGTCATCAAAGTTTTTAATGATATGAAAGTAAGGAAATCTTCCACACAAGAGgagatcaaaaaaagaaagaaagcagttcTCTTCTGTTTAAGCGATGACAAAAGACAAATAATTGTAGAGGAAGCAAAGCAGATCTTGGTGGGTGACATTGGTGATACTGTAGAGGACCCCTACACATCTTTTGTGAAGTTGCTACCTCTGAATGATTGCCGATATGCTTTGTACGATGCCACGTACGAAACAAAAGAGTCTAAGAAAGAAGACCTAGTATTTATATTCTGGGCTCCTGAAAGTGCACCTTTAAAAAGCAAGATGATTTATGCTAGCTCTAAAGATGCCATTAAAAAGAAGTTTACAGGTATTAAACATGAGTGGCAAGTAAATGGCTTGGATGATATAAAGGACCGTTCGACACTTGGAGAGAAATTGGGAGGCAACATAGTAGTTTCACTTGAAGGAAAACCCTTATAA
- the LOC130838153 gene encoding vomeronasal type-1 receptor 4-like: MSKEKTASRDLVLGIIFLSQTMIGILGNFSVLYHCLFLYHTQCRIRATHVILKHLTIANSLVILSKGVPQTITAFGLKHFFGDLACKLLLYVQRVGRGVSLGSTCLLIIFQTIMISPMGSCWKGLKVKAPKYVGFSISLCWVQCMFLSSVFPAYVLYVSVKWGGRNITKRRDLGYCVTTDHEKITGSVYAALIVFPEVSFSVLIIWASGSMVFTLYRHRQQVRYIHRARVSPRSSAETRATRSILVLVSTFICFHTLSSTFHVAIALLHNQNWLLVNTAALISLCFSTVSPFLLMNHDPTVSRLCFLFMRNSVSPNRIRKM, encoded by the coding sequence atgtcgaAAGAAAAAACAGCCTCCAGGGATTTGGTACTAGGAATAATCTTCCTATCGCAGACTATGATTGGAATTCTGGgcaatttttctgttctttaccACTGCCTATTTCTTTACCACACTCAATGCAGGATAAGAGCCACACATGTGATTCTAAAACACCTGACTATAGCCAACTCCTTGGTCATTCTCTCGAAAGGAGTCCCTCAGACAATTACAGCTTTTGGGTTGAAACATTTTTTCGGTGACTTGGCGTGCAAACTTCTTCTGTATGTTCAGAGAGTGGGCAGGGGTGTGTCCCTGGGCAGCACCTGCCTCTTGATTATCTTCCAGACCATCATGATCAGCCCCATGGGCTCCTGTTGGAAGGGTCTTAAAGTCAAAGCCCCAAAGTACGTTGGCTTCTCCATTTCCCTCTGCTGGGTTCAGTGCATGTTTTTAAGTTCAGTTTTTCCTGCATATGTGTTGTATGTCTCTGTCAAATGGGGCGGCAGAAACATCACAAAGAGAAGAGATCTGGGGTACTGTGTCACCACAGATCATGAGAAAATCACAGGCTCAGTATATGCGGCACTGATAGTGTTCCCTGAGGTTTCGTTTTCTGTGCTGATCATCTGGGCCAGTGGCTCCATGGTTTTCACCCTGTACAGACACAGGCAGCAGGTCCGATATATTCACAGGGCTCGTGTGTCTCCCAGATCCTCCGCTGAGACCAGAGCCACCCGAAGCATCCTTGTCCTGGTGAGCACCTTCATATGTTTTCACACCCTTTCCTCCACCTTTCACGTTGCTATTGCTCTTCTTCATAATCAGAATTGGTTGCTGGTAAATACTGCTGCCCtaatttctctgtgtttttcaaCAGTCAGCCCCTTTCTGCTCATGAACCATGACCCCACTGTATCCAGGCTCTGCTTTCTGTTCATGAGGAACTCGGTTTCCCCTAATCgtatcagaaaaatgtaa